In Candidatus Krumholzibacteriia bacterium, one genomic interval encodes:
- a CDS encoding HIT family protein: MDCIFCKIIAGEMPAFKIYEDERSLAFLDLYPGCTGHTLVIPKAHAVNFLDLEEEDRDAVFRTARKVAGPLIEECGATGLNLFQSNGEDAGQVIFHFHLHLLPRKKGDGLQTLWTSQESDSAELEQLAGRVRRELG; this comes from the coding sequence ATGGACTGTATTTTCTGCAAGATCATTGCGGGTGAGATGCCTGCCTTCAAGATTTACGAGGACGAGAGAAGTCTGGCCTTTCTGGACCTTTATCCCGGCTGCACCGGCCACACGCTGGTCATTCCCAAGGCTCATGCGGTGAATTTCCTGGATCTGGAGGAGGAGGATCGGGACGCCGTCTTCCGCACAGCCCGAAAGGTGGCCGGTCCCCTGATCGAGGAGTGTGGAGCGACCGGCCTGAATCTCTTTCAGTCCAACGGTGAAGATGCAGGCCAGGTGATCTTTCATTTTCACCTGCACCTGCTTCCCAGGAAAAAGGGGGACGGGCTTCAGACTCTCTGGACGAGCCAGGAGTCCGATTCCGCCGAGCTGGAGCAGCTGGCGGGAAGGGTTCGAAGGGAGTTGGGCTAG
- a CDS encoding NADH-quinone oxidoreductase subunit I, protein MKVDRPNRKNFYERIYLPAIFQGMATTFRNIFRPSVVLSYPEERWSLPERFRGIPRLVMGDDGIERCVACKLCEVVCPPRAITIRIGEFRDQDMRERVPESFVIDMGRCINCSYCEEACPKEAIVMSPYFETANSSREALIYDKEKLLSDYFAEKSGSGS, encoded by the coding sequence ATGAAGGTAGACCGCCCGAATCGAAAGAACTTCTACGAGAGAATCTACCTGCCTGCCATTTTTCAGGGCATGGCGACCACCTTCCGGAACATCTTCCGCCCCTCCGTGGTGCTTTCCTATCCGGAAGAACGATGGAGCCTGCCCGAACGCTTCCGCGGCATCCCCCGACTGGTCATGGGAGATGACGGCATCGAACGATGCGTGGCCTGCAAGCTCTGTGAAGTGGTCTGCCCGCCGCGTGCCATCACGATCCGCATCGGGGAGTTTCGCGATCAGGACATGAGAGAAAGAGTCCCGGAGTCCTTTGTGATCGACATGGGGCGTTGCATCAATTGCAGCTACTGTGAAGAGGCCTGCCCGAAAGAGGCCATTGTCATGAGCCCCTACTTTGAGACGGCCAATAGCAGTCGCGAGGCCCTCATCTATGACAAGGAAAAACTGCTCTCGGACTATTTTGCGGAGAAATCAGGAAGCGGGAGCTAG
- a CDS encoding sigma 54-interacting transcriptional regulator — protein sequence MLGQIFHSRYLVETLLHESPRWQAFEARDIINQRRSLVLLFPPLPSGDRLDRSSLAWRLSRFREILGDSLAPSVFGEEGESLTILCDLPPEAQSWEESKEDQAACLGHVREDLLRCQAAGFPGYSLDRHSIRVLPGGRPCYLPSAFLFPAGSGPVLFPEEDELSRLARDLDPAARELDAGTREVLEETLAHFRNGETVLLAVRTGLHGGLSPWSGRLERALRDMGGHLLEDPSAPLFFLESFQSPSWMFHPLLAELSQTGEHRKFVLVYDANSLDDFPHLEQRIRSQLTGIREFRQLTLTLPDSGSPMASVIPEGLCPEELSFLELLALLDEPAPLPLLSRILRIAEEEFFSLLSGLSRRLCFSLDLGSVGRGSWGLQLSLSSRNLRQDILDRLPKERRRELHFLVLGFLNDGEGSKPGLPLCRLRHLRGSEQKESLLKEGLDLFAMASRQGWGLVASEVCDLLLEDSELSIPPRGIRDLFLFLGERDMSEEEDEAAELRYREGLVRLSGHDRFLEELLEGQGFDVLFRGKRDASLLSPASSLLRAIADLDENRGDFQRAESILQGFLDACSEQLSARERGILNNDLAWILYRKGEHEASVERCEIALRLFDKDSHFAELGQTFNTLGAAHWALSQWREAETYYQRAVALREKAGNPARIAASLNNLGNLYRMMDRLPIAIEHFQRSMDIKKKIGNEAGYLASLYNVALCSFEMGDMKMARSQCQESLELNQRVRNRQLEAEVRGLLGEIEHFEGRLEEAAGLLEEAILICEEIGARTELVSMYRRMLAVQLDLGNLEEAKKAIKQGLGEARRVSSRFEEAQILAGEGEYYLNTGDAPRALQSYESAADLFSVLDKAEFLARVYSQMGLIHLDLGEELSARESLNQATAIIERRRITVPMPAWDRLQASLHSQFQSGGDSEGEGLRLQSFYRLLELVASPDFLSLRLREIADCLRAGLPFRRLAFLSLLDPKHPETLFMEGDFSDLEDLAGKAGKMTDAVLDSENDRGRAWIPLGGEDPAFLFLEKDGANWSESDREFLLSSSRLLSLASSGRKVEAGKKPARLPSSATPSTPREARLLGKGRDMNRVLKLVRQVRDLDTSVLIAGESGTGKEEVARAIHFGGLRSSRPFVPVNCASIPETLLESILFGHERGAFTGATHRHVGFFEEASGGTIFLDEIGEMSADMQAKLLRVIQEKQFIRVGGTRSMGCDVRILTATNRDLSREVEAGRFREDLFYRINVISIQLAPLRDKREDIPLLVDHFLHRILEDNRLEPKRLSEEVVQVFLQHPWPGNVRQLQNVLNNCVILSRSRVIGVEDLPDDFLSESREPRTSRSMEELAAMVASSRDYSESRPLESGFLAALAHHVVERVGSKAQAARLLGISRPTLYSRLKNYAQEADFGEREKEWS from the coding sequence GTGCTTGGGCAAATCTTCCATTCCCGCTATCTTGTGGAGACTCTCCTCCATGAGAGTCCTCGATGGCAGGCCTTCGAAGCTCGCGACATCATCAATCAGCGTCGCAGCCTTGTCCTGCTCTTCCCGCCGCTTCCCAGTGGAGACCGGCTGGACCGGAGCAGCCTTGCCTGGCGTCTTTCCCGTTTCCGCGAGATTCTGGGCGATTCTCTGGCTCCCTCGGTATTCGGGGAAGAGGGCGAGAGCCTGACCATTCTCTGCGATCTTCCTCCGGAGGCTCAAAGCTGGGAGGAGTCGAAGGAGGATCAGGCGGCCTGTCTGGGCCATGTTCGGGAGGATCTCCTTCGTTGCCAGGCAGCCGGTTTCCCCGGCTACTCACTGGATCGACATTCCATCCGCGTTCTTCCGGGGGGGCGGCCCTGTTATCTGCCTTCTGCCTTTCTCTTTCCCGCCGGAAGCGGCCCGGTCCTTTTCCCGGAGGAGGATGAACTTTCCCGGCTCGCCAGGGACTTGGATCCTGCGGCCCGGGAACTGGATGCCGGGACAAGGGAGGTATTGGAAGAAACCCTCGCTCACTTTCGGAACGGAGAGACGGTGCTTCTTGCCGTCAGGACCGGACTGCATGGAGGATTGAGTCCCTGGAGCGGCCGCCTGGAGCGAGCACTCCGGGATATGGGAGGACACCTTCTGGAAGATCCCTCCGCACCTCTGTTCTTTCTGGAGAGTTTCCAGAGCCCTTCCTGGATGTTCCACCCCCTGCTTGCAGAGCTTTCCCAGACAGGGGAACACCGGAAATTCGTTCTGGTCTATGATGCGAACAGTCTGGACGATTTTCCCCATCTGGAGCAGAGGATCCGGAGCCAGCTTACCGGGATCCGGGAGTTTCGCCAACTTACTCTGACACTCCCTGATTCTGGCAGCCCGATGGCCTCGGTAATTCCCGAAGGTCTTTGCCCTGAAGAGTTGAGCTTTCTGGAACTTCTGGCACTGCTTGATGAGCCGGCCCCCCTTCCCCTTCTCTCCAGAATACTCAGGATCGCTGAAGAGGAGTTCTTCTCTCTTCTTTCAGGTCTTTCCCGCCGCCTCTGTTTCTCCCTGGATCTTGGTTCTGTCGGGCGAGGAAGCTGGGGTTTGCAGCTCTCTCTTTCCTCTCGCAACCTGCGGCAGGACATTCTGGACAGACTGCCGAAAGAGCGCAGAAGAGAATTGCATTTTCTGGTTCTTGGATTCCTGAATGATGGGGAAGGGAGCAAGCCCGGTCTTCCGCTTTGCCGGCTTCGACACCTGCGAGGCTCGGAGCAGAAAGAGAGTTTGCTCAAGGAGGGTCTCGACCTTTTCGCAATGGCCTCCCGGCAGGGTTGGGGACTGGTCGCGAGCGAAGTCTGTGATCTGCTTCTGGAGGATTCGGAACTTTCCATACCTCCCCGGGGGATCCGGGATCTCTTCCTCTTCCTGGGCGAAAGAGACATGTCCGAAGAGGAAGACGAAGCTGCGGAACTTCGGTATCGGGAGGGTCTTGTTCGTCTCTCCGGGCATGATCGCTTTCTCGAAGAATTGCTCGAGGGACAGGGATTCGACGTGCTGTTTCGGGGAAAACGGGACGCTTCCCTCCTTTCCCCTGCCTCCTCCCTTCTTCGGGCCATTGCCGATCTCGATGAAAACCGGGGAGACTTCCAGCGTGCAGAGTCCATCCTTCAGGGTTTTCTGGATGCCTGCAGTGAACAGCTCTCCGCCCGGGAGCGAGGGATTTTGAACAATGACCTGGCCTGGATCCTCTACCGGAAAGGGGAGCACGAGGCTTCGGTGGAGCGTTGCGAGATTGCTCTTCGTCTTTTTGACAAGGATAGTCACTTTGCGGAACTCGGACAGACCTTCAACACTCTGGGAGCGGCTCACTGGGCTTTGAGCCAGTGGAGAGAAGCGGAGACTTATTACCAGCGTGCGGTTGCGCTTCGTGAGAAGGCTGGCAATCCCGCGCGCATTGCGGCCAGCCTGAACAATCTGGGCAATCTCTATCGTATGATGGACCGACTTCCGATCGCGATCGAACATTTCCAGCGCAGCATGGACATCAAGAAGAAGATCGGCAATGAGGCGGGATACCTGGCCAGCCTCTACAATGTTGCTCTTTGCAGTTTCGAGATGGGGGACATGAAGATGGCCCGCAGCCAGTGCCAGGAGAGCCTGGAGTTGAACCAGCGGGTTCGGAACCGGCAACTGGAAGCAGAGGTCCGGGGCTTGCTGGGAGAAATCGAGCACTTTGAAGGTCGACTTGAAGAGGCGGCCGGGCTTCTGGAAGAGGCCATTCTCATCTGCGAGGAGATCGGTGCCCGGACGGAACTGGTCTCCATGTACCGGCGAATGCTGGCAGTTCAGCTGGATCTGGGAAATCTGGAAGAAGCGAAAAAGGCCATCAAGCAGGGCCTGGGGGAGGCACGCAGGGTCAGTTCGCGCTTTGAGGAAGCCCAGATTCTGGCGGGGGAAGGCGAGTACTACCTGAATACCGGAGACGCCCCTCGAGCGCTTCAATCCTATGAGTCTGCGGCGGATCTCTTCTCGGTTCTGGACAAGGCGGAGTTTCTGGCAAGAGTCTACAGCCAGATGGGACTGATCCATCTGGATCTTGGAGAGGAGCTTTCCGCAAGGGAGTCCCTGAACCAGGCGACCGCTATTATCGAACGGCGGCGGATCACCGTTCCCATGCCGGCTTGGGACCGCCTTCAGGCCAGTCTCCATTCGCAATTCCAGTCCGGAGGGGATTCGGAGGGAGAAGGGCTGCGCCTGCAGTCCTTCTACCGACTTCTGGAACTTGTGGCTTCTCCTGATTTCCTGTCCCTTCGACTCCGGGAGATCGCCGACTGCCTTCGTGCCGGACTTCCCTTCCGACGATTGGCCTTTCTCTCTCTTCTGGATCCAAAACATCCGGAGACCCTTTTCATGGAAGGAGATTTTTCCGATCTGGAAGACCTGGCCGGCAAGGCGGGGAAGATGACGGACGCGGTTCTCGACAGTGAGAATGATCGGGGCCGTGCCTGGATTCCCCTGGGCGGAGAGGATCCCGCCTTTCTCTTTTTGGAGAAGGATGGGGCGAACTGGTCTGAGAGCGACCGGGAGTTTCTCCTCTCTTCGTCCAGACTCCTGTCGCTTGCCTCTTCCGGGAGAAAGGTAGAAGCCGGCAAGAAACCCGCAAGGCTTCCCTCCTCCGCTACGCCTTCAACTCCCCGGGAGGCCCGTCTTCTCGGCAAGGGCCGGGACATGAACCGGGTTCTGAAACTGGTCCGACAGGTGCGGGATCTGGATACCAGCGTTTTGATTGCCGGAGAGTCCGGGACGGGAAAAGAGGAGGTTGCTCGCGCCATTCATTTCGGGGGACTTCGCTCTTCCCGCCCCTTCGTGCCGGTCAACTGCGCATCCATTCCGGAGACCCTTCTGGAGAGCATCCTTTTCGGACATGAGCGCGGTGCCTTTACCGGTGCCACCCACCGTCATGTCGGTTTCTTCGAAGAGGCTTCCGGCGGCACGATCTTCCTGGACGAGATTGGAGAAATGAGTGCCGACATGCAGGCAAAACTGCTTCGTGTAATTCAGGAGAAGCAGTTCATCCGGGTCGGGGGAACCCGTTCAATGGGCTGCGATGTCCGAATCCTGACCGCCACGAACCGGGATCTGTCCCGGGAGGTGGAGGCGGGTCGTTTTCGGGAGGACCTGTTTTACAGGATCAATGTCATCTCGATTCAACTGGCGCCCCTTCGGGATAAGCGGGAGGACATTCCCCTTCTCGTGGATCACTTTCTTCACAGGATTCTTGAGGACAATCGCCTGGAGCCCAAGCGACTCTCGGAGGAGGTGGTCCAGGTCTTTCTGCAGCATCCCTGGCCCGGAAATGTCCGTCAGTTGCAAAATGTCCTGAACAACTGCGTGATCCTGTCGAGAAGCCGGGTGATCGGCGTGGAGGACTTGCCTGATGACTTCCTGAGTGAGAGTCGGGAGCCCCGGACATCCCGGAGCATGGAGGAGTTGGCCGCCATGGTTGCGTCCAGTCGTGATTATTCGGAGAGTCGTCCTCTGGAATCCGGCTTTCTTGCCGCTCTGGCCCATCATGTGGTCGAAAGAGTGGGCAGCAAGGCTCAAGCGGCCCGGCTGCTGGGAATCAGTCGTCCCACACTCTATTCCCGCCTGAAAAACTATGCCCAGGAGGCAGATTTCGGAGAAAGAGAGAAGGAATGGTCTTGA
- a CDS encoding 2Fe-2S iron-sulfur cluster-binding protein — protein sequence MADKIQMKFNGRDLEVEAGTPLIQLSSKLGEKIPHFCYHPGIGVDGNCRLCLVELTGAPKLVPACTLSASEGMEVTTNSEKVLKARKGVLEFLLINHPLDCPICDKAGECPLQDYTRDYGPAHSRMEDPKNQGVKHKDLGEFIVYDSERCVLCTRCVRFQRDVVGREELLVRHRGDRSRVDLFEDHLLTGSFTGNLADLCPVGALTTRPFRFQARPWEMKKVESHCTACSLHCRAATWWKNDELLRLTPLSDASVNAWWLCDRGRFGSLLEESETRSEMRREGESVPVSASDAFERAKELLLKSGKRSAILAGSRATVEELDAIAKLQRIFRDDLSPFVDLPEERAFLLALEDSDLELKSLSGLDDFDRVVLLGDDPEETHPILSLRLRALPSAILPGGEDLPARLREELSGEDRLLLVLQAPLLRKVLSGKEVLELVAARSGETKVLFLQEGMNQRALALAGGQGTPVMEALDQGELDTLLLFGLDPALDFPEAGDWKDRLARAGNLIVQSVGLADHLPSAEVLLPRRASADLEGSLLNGMGKERELKSWQPVAGSRRTDTDWFPVELPQKEEVIG from the coding sequence ATGGCTGACAAGATTCAAATGAAGTTCAACGGCCGGGATCTGGAAGTGGAGGCGGGCACGCCCCTGATTCAGCTTTCCTCGAAGCTCGGGGAGAAGATTCCCCACTTCTGCTACCATCCGGGAATCGGGGTGGATGGAAACTGCCGCCTTTGTCTCGTAGAACTGACCGGCGCTCCGAAGCTGGTTCCCGCCTGCACGCTTTCTGCCTCTGAGGGCATGGAAGTGACGACGAACTCCGAGAAGGTTCTCAAGGCCCGAAAGGGAGTGCTGGAGTTCCTGCTGATCAATCATCCGCTCGACTGCCCGATCTGTGACAAGGCGGGCGAGTGCCCGCTTCAGGACTACACACGCGATTACGGACCTGCGCACAGCCGCATGGAGGATCCGAAGAACCAGGGCGTGAAGCACAAGGATCTCGGGGAGTTCATCGTCTACGACTCCGAGCGCTGTGTCCTCTGCACCCGCTGCGTCCGCTTTCAGCGCGATGTGGTGGGGCGAGAGGAACTGCTGGTTCGCCACCGGGGAGACCGTTCCCGGGTGGATCTCTTTGAGGACCACCTCCTCACGGGTTCCTTCACCGGGAACCTTGCCGACCTCTGTCCGGTGGGTGCCCTGACGACCCGCCCCTTCCGCTTTCAGGCCCGTCCCTGGGAAATGAAGAAGGTGGAAAGCCACTGCACGGCCTGTTCCCTGCACTGCAGGGCCGCGACCTGGTGGAAGAACGATGAACTGCTTCGCCTCACGCCACTTTCCGATGCCTCTGTGAATGCCTGGTGGCTCTGCGACCGGGGACGCTTCGGCAGTCTGCTCGAGGAGTCGGAGACTCGTAGTGAGATGCGCCGGGAAGGGGAATCAGTTCCGGTGTCTGCTTCCGATGCCTTCGAAAGGGCGAAGGAACTTCTTCTGAAGTCCGGAAAGCGTTCGGCGATACTGGCCGGGAGCCGTGCGACCGTGGAGGAACTTGATGCCATTGCGAAACTGCAGCGCATCTTCCGCGACGACCTCTCTCCCTTTGTGGACCTTCCCGAGGAACGGGCCTTCCTCCTTGCGCTGGAAGACAGTGACCTGGAGCTGAAGAGCCTCTCCGGTCTGGATGATTTCGATCGCGTCGTCCTTCTCGGAGACGACCCGGAGGAAACTCACCCGATACTCTCTCTTCGCCTCAGAGCTTTGCCCTCAGCCATTTTGCCCGGAGGCGAAGATCTTCCGGCAAGACTCCGGGAGGAACTCTCCGGAGAGGATCGACTGCTTCTCGTCCTTCAGGCTCCGCTTCTCAGGAAGGTTCTTTCCGGGAAGGAAGTGCTGGAGCTTGTCGCTGCCCGTTCCGGAGAGACGAAGGTTCTGTTTCTTCAGGAAGGGATGAACCAGCGGGCACTGGCTCTGGCCGGAGGGCAGGGGACTCCGGTCATGGAGGCTCTCGATCAGGGTGAACTGGATACCTTGCTTCTCTTTGGACTGGATCCCGCTCTGGATTTCCCGGAGGCAGGGGACTGGAAGGATCGGCTTGCGAGAGCCGGGAACCTGATTGTCCAGAGTGTGGGTCTTGCGGATCATCTTCCTTCGGCGGAAGTTCTGCTGCCTCGGAGAGCCTCCGCAGACTTGGAAGGCTCCCTGCTCAACGGTATGGGCAAGGAGAGGGAATTGAAAAGCTGGCAGCCGGTGGCCGGCTCGAGAAGGACGGACACGGACTGGTTCCCTGTGGAGCTTCCACAGAAGGAGGAGGTCATCGGATGA